In Musa acuminata AAA Group cultivar baxijiao chromosome BXJ3-9, Cavendish_Baxijiao_AAA, whole genome shotgun sequence, a single genomic region encodes these proteins:
- the LOC135649680 gene encoding NDR1/HIN1-like protein 10, whose protein sequence is MISTASGPKTVVTGYPAATAGSSYPYPAPPPASYYPNGHPPPPPPQPLYYPAAYPAAAPPPRYNTAFLRRLLSIAVALFLLFGLITLIVWLVLRPRLPEFTVSSATVSGFNLSTSQQLLSADFDLDLTVRNPNSKMGIYYDHVAAAVLYGSDPLSETSLAPFYQAKGATTALRARLVAVGMYVDSNVVKGINSDRGRGDGAVRFQARVSAWVRFKPGAWKTRWHTMRVYCDDVPIGLRNGTTAATTGYLVGSTPKKCVVNL, encoded by the coding sequence ATGATTTCCACCGCTAGTGGACCCAAAACCGTCGTCACCGGCTACCCTGCTGCCACCGCCGGCTCATCCTACCCCTACCCGGCTCCGCCGCCAGCCTCCTACTACCCTAATGGCCATCCGCCCCCACCCCCGCCCCAGCCGCTGTACTACCCCGCGGCTTACCCCGCCGCCGCCCCTCCTCCCCGCTACAACACCGCtttcctccgccgcctcctctcCATCGCTGttgccctcttcctcctcttcggccTCATCACGCTCATCGTCTGGCTCGTCCTCCGCCCCCGCTTACCGGAGTTCACCGTCTCCTCTGCTACCGTCTCTGGTTTCAACCTTTCCACCTCGCAGCAGCTGCTGTCCGCCGACTTCGATCTCGATCTTACCGTCCGTAATCCCAACAGCAAGATGGGGATCTACTACGACCACGTCGCCGCTGCCGTCCTCTATGGTTCCGACCCCCTGTCCGAGACCTCGCTCGCGCCTTTCTATCAGGCGAAAGGGGCGACCACCGCTCTCCGCGCTCGGCTTGTGGCAGTCGGGATGTACGTCGATTCCAACGTGGTGAAGGGGATCAACTCGGACCGTGGCCGAGGCGATGGGGCTGTGCGCTTCCAGGCTAGGGTTTCGGCGTGGGTGAGGTTTAAGCCCGGGGCATGGAAGACGAGATGGCACACGATGAGGGTCTACTGCGATGATGTCCCGATTGGTTTGAGAAATGGGACAACTGCAGCGACCACGGGTTACCTGGTCGGCTCGACACCAAAGAAATGCGTGGTTAATCTCTGA